A window from Mesorhizobium sp. WSM2240 encodes these proteins:
- a CDS encoding Gfo/Idh/MocA family oxidoreductase: protein MFRWGVLSTAKIAREQLLPAMADAENGVVSAIASRDLTKARALADRFGAPHAFGSYEELLASDTVDGVYIPLPTSQHVEWTLKAAEAGKHVLCEKPIALNAREIDQLIEVRDRKKVLICEAFMVFYHPQWAKVRELVAEGAIGRLRHVQGAFAYFNVDPANMRNQLSLGGGALPDIGVYPTIATRFVTGKEPVRIQATVERDEKFGTDIYSSTKADFGDFHLTFYCSTQMALRQFMVFHGEKGFIEVHGPFNAGDYEHHRVELHNQTHTQASVFRFPGTRQYRLEVEAFARAALGGKDPVFTLENSVLNQKAIDAIFRAGEHEGWEYV from the coding sequence TCGCTGGGGTGTCCTGTCGACGGCCAAGATCGCGCGCGAGCAGCTTTTGCCGGCAATGGCCGATGCCGAAAACGGCGTGGTCTCTGCGATCGCCAGCCGCGATTTGACCAAGGCCCGCGCGCTTGCCGACCGCTTCGGCGCGCCGCACGCCTTCGGCTCATATGAGGAACTGCTGGCATCCGACACGGTCGACGGCGTCTATATTCCGCTGCCGACCTCCCAGCATGTCGAATGGACGCTGAAGGCCGCCGAGGCCGGAAAGCACGTGCTTTGCGAAAAGCCGATCGCGTTGAACGCCAGGGAGATCGACCAGCTGATCGAGGTGCGCGATCGGAAGAAGGTGCTGATCTGCGAAGCCTTCATGGTGTTCTACCACCCGCAATGGGCGAAGGTGCGCGAGCTGGTCGCCGAGGGCGCGATCGGCCGGCTGCGCCATGTGCAGGGCGCGTTCGCCTATTTCAACGTCGACCCCGCCAATATGCGCAACCAGCTTTCGCTCGGCGGCGGCGCGCTGCCCGACATCGGCGTCTATCCCACTATCGCCACCCGCTTCGTCACCGGCAAGGAACCGGTGCGCATCCAGGCGACGGTCGAGCGCGACGAGAAATTCGGTACCGACATCTATTCCAGCACCAAGGCCGATTTCGGCGATTTCCACCTGACCTTCTACTGCTCGACGCAGATGGCGCTGCGACAGTTCATGGTGTTTCACGGCGAAAAGGGTTTCATCGAGGTGCATGGGCCGTTCAACGCCGGCGACTACGAGCACCACCGCGTCGAGCTTCATAACCAGACCCACACCCAGGCGAGCGTTTTCCGCTTTCCCGGAACGCGGCAGTACCGGCTCGAGGTCGAGGCTTTCGCGCGGGCGGCGCTTGGCGGCAAGGATCCCGTGTTCACGCTCGAGAATTCAGTCCTCAACCAGAAGGCCATCGACGCCATCTTCCGAGCTGGCGAGCATGAGGGCTGGGAATATGTCTAG
- a CDS encoding MarR family transcriptional regulator: MVEDVVRSFGFLTLGTRMKRVGEKLQADTQRIMDELGTPLQASQYPFLAAIDRLGPLTVGELAEATGITQPGATRTVALLVELGMLDTEQAADDQRRRIVSLSKEGKRLVATAKREVWPRIGEAVADLCGDLDGPLLDQLAAIEDGLAAAPLNRRAAKVKS, from the coding sequence ATGGTCGAGGATGTGGTACGTTCGTTTGGATTCCTGACGCTGGGCACACGCATGAAGCGCGTCGGCGAGAAGCTGCAGGCCGATACGCAGAGGATCATGGACGAACTCGGCACGCCGCTTCAGGCGAGCCAGTATCCTTTTCTCGCGGCGATCGACAGGCTCGGTCCCCTGACGGTTGGAGAGCTTGCCGAGGCGACCGGCATCACCCAGCCGGGCGCCACGCGAACGGTCGCGCTGCTTGTCGAGCTGGGCATGCTGGATACCGAACAGGCCGCCGATGACCAGCGGCGAAGGATCGTTTCGCTTTCCAAGGAAGGGAAGCGGCTGGTCGCGACCGCCAAGCGCGAGGTGTGGCCGCGTATAGGGGAGGCCGTCGCCGACCTCTGCGGCGATCTCGACGGCCCACTGCTCGACCAACTCGCCGCAATCGAGGACGGCCTCGCCGCCGCTCCGCTCAATCGCCGCGCCGCAAAGGTGAAGTCATGA
- a CDS encoding GNAT family N-acetyltransferase, which translates to MNHILDRPVWNALNTRHAALALGNGLAKRYVPSIHPFASSRDESPESLRVLAEIATPGEMLILLQADEFVSPPGFAVTTTAFGVQMVAERHIPCVEDDRIVPLGEADAAAMMELATLTKPGPFTPKALSLGDFWGIKENGRLLAMAGERLKQDGFTELSGVATHPDVRGRGLGRLLSLYVAGKIFAKGDQPFLHAYAANTTAISLYESIGFKLRTRMNVAVIERQA; encoded by the coding sequence ATGAATCATATACTCGACCGTCCGGTCTGGAACGCGCTGAACACGAGGCATGCCGCACTGGCGCTGGGCAACGGCCTGGCGAAGCGTTACGTCCCGTCGATCCACCCCTTCGCGAGCAGCCGCGACGAGAGCCCGGAAAGCCTGCGGGTTCTCGCCGAGATCGCCACCCCCGGTGAAATGCTGATCCTGCTCCAGGCGGACGAATTCGTGTCGCCTCCGGGCTTTGCCGTCACCACGACCGCCTTCGGCGTGCAGATGGTCGCGGAGCGGCATATCCCTTGCGTGGAGGACGACCGGATCGTCCCGCTCGGCGAGGCCGACGCAGCCGCCATGATGGAATTGGCGACGCTCACCAAGCCTGGGCCTTTCACGCCGAAGGCGCTCAGCCTCGGCGACTTCTGGGGCATTAAGGAGAATGGCAGGCTTCTAGCGATGGCCGGCGAGAGGCTGAAGCAGGATGGTTTCACCGAGTTAAGCGGCGTCGCGACGCACCCGGATGTCCGCGGCCGAGGGCTGGGTAGGCTGCTGTCGCTCTATGTGGCAGGAAAAATCTTCGCTAAGGGCGACCAGCCCTTCCTTCACGCCTACGCTGCCAACACGACCGCGATCAGTCTGTATGAGTCGATTGGCTTCAAGCTGAGAACGCGCATGAATGTTGCGGTGATCGAGCGGCAGGCGTAG
- the dnaK gene encoding molecular chaperone DnaK, producing MAKVIGIDLGTTNSCVAVMDGKDAKVIENAEGARTTPSIVAFTDSDERLVGQPAKRQAVTNPENTIFAVKRLIGRRYDDPVTEKDKKLVPYKIVKGDNGDAWVEAGAKKQSPSQISAMILQKMKETAEAYLGEKVSQAVITVPAYFNDAQRQATKDAGKIAGLEVLRIINEPTAAALAYGLDKKEGKTIAVYDLGGGTFDISVLEIGDGVFEVKSTNGDTFLGGEDFDMRLVEYLAAEFKKEQGIDLKNDKLALQRLKEAAEKAKIELSSSSQTEINLPFITADQSGPKHLTMKLTRAKFESLVDDLIQRTVEPCKAALKDAGLKAGEIDEVVLVGGMTRMPKVQEVVKQFFGKEPHKGVNPDEVVALGAAIQAGVLQGDVKDVLLLDVTPLSLGIETLGGVFTRLIERNTTIPTKKSQVFSTAEDSQSAVTIRVFQGEREMAADNKALGQFDLVGIPPAPRGVPQIEVTFDIDANGIVNVSAKDKGTGKEHQIRIQASGGLSDADIEKMVKDAEANAESDKQRRALVEARNQAEALVHSSEKSLKEYGDKVSEADRTAISDAIAALRTAAEGEDVSDIEAKSQSLAEVSMKLGQAMYEASQKEAAEADAAADAAKDSDVVDADFEEINEDDDKKKSA from the coding sequence ATGGCTAAAGTAATCGGTATCGATCTGGGAACGACCAATTCCTGCGTTGCCGTCATGGACGGCAAGGATGCAAAGGTCATCGAAAACGCCGAAGGCGCCCGCACCACGCCGTCCATCGTCGCCTTTACCGACAGCGACGAACGCCTCGTCGGCCAGCCGGCCAAGCGCCAGGCGGTTACCAATCCCGAAAACACCATTTTTGCGGTCAAGCGCCTTATCGGCCGCCGCTATGACGATCCGGTGACTGAGAAGGACAAGAAGCTCGTCCCGTACAAGATCGTCAAGGGTGACAACGGCGACGCCTGGGTAGAGGCCGGCGCCAAGAAGCAGTCGCCCTCGCAGATTTCGGCCATGATCCTGCAGAAGATGAAGGAAACCGCCGAGGCCTATCTCGGCGAGAAGGTCAGCCAGGCCGTCATCACCGTTCCCGCCTACTTCAACGACGCCCAGCGCCAGGCGACCAAGGATGCCGGCAAGATCGCCGGTCTCGAAGTGCTGCGCATCATCAACGAGCCGACCGCGGCCGCGCTTGCCTATGGCCTTGACAAGAAGGAAGGCAAGACCATCGCCGTCTATGACCTTGGCGGCGGCACCTTCGATATTTCCGTGCTCGAGATCGGCGACGGCGTCTTCGAGGTGAAGTCGACCAATGGCGATACCTTCCTCGGCGGCGAGGACTTCGACATGCGCCTCGTCGAGTACCTGGCGGCCGAGTTCAAGAAGGAACAGGGCATCGACCTTAAGAACGACAAGCTCGCCCTGCAGCGCCTGAAAGAGGCCGCTGAAAAGGCCAAGATCGAGCTGTCTTCGTCCTCGCAGACCGAAATCAACCTGCCTTTCATCACGGCCGACCAGTCGGGTCCGAAGCACCTGACCATGAAACTGACCCGCGCCAAGTTCGAGTCGCTGGTGGATGACCTTATCCAGCGCACGGTCGAGCCCTGCAAGGCGGCGCTGAAGGATGCCGGCCTCAAGGCGGGCGAGATCGACGAGGTGGTTCTGGTCGGCGGCATGACCCGCATGCCGAAGGTCCAGGAAGTGGTGAAGCAGTTCTTCGGCAAGGAGCCGCACAAGGGTGTCAACCCCGACGAGGTGGTGGCGCTCGGCGCGGCGATCCAGGCCGGCGTGCTGCAGGGCGACGTCAAGGACGTGCTGCTGCTCGACGTGACGCCGCTTTCGCTCGGCATCGAGACGCTGGGCGGCGTGTTCACGCGCCTCATCGAACGCAACACCACCATCCCGACCAAGAAGAGCCAGGTCTTCTCGACCGCCGAGGATTCACAGTCGGCCGTCACGATCCGGGTCTTCCAGGGCGAGCGTGAAATGGCCGCCGACAACAAGGCGCTCGGCCAGTTCGACCTCGTCGGCATTCCGCCGGCGCCGCGCGGCGTGCCGCAGATCGAGGTCACCTTCGACATCGACGCCAACGGCATCGTCAACGTGTCGGCCAAGGACAAGGGCACCGGCAAGGAGCACCAGATCCGCATCCAGGCCTCTGGCGGCCTGTCGGACGCCGACATCGAGAAGATGGTCAAGGACGCCGAAGCCAATGCCGAGAGCGACAAGCAGCGCCGTGCGCTGGTCGAGGCCCGCAACCAGGCCGAAGCACTGGTGCATTCGTCCGAGAAATCGCTCAAGGAATATGGCGACAAGGTCTCGGAAGCCGACCGCACCGCGATCTCCGACGCGATCGCCGCGTTGAGGACGGCCGCCGAAGGCGAGGACGTTTCCGACATCGAGGCCAAGAGCCAGAGCCTCGCCGAAGTTTCGATGAAACTCGGCCAGGCCATGTATGAGGCCTCGCAGAAGGAAGCCGCCGAGGCTGACGCTGCAGCCGACGCTGCCAAGGACAGCGACGTGGTCGACGCGGACTTCGAGGAGATCAACGAGGACGACGACAAGAAGAAGTCGGCGTGA
- the dnaJ gene encoding molecular chaperone DnaJ, with product MKADFYETLGVQRGADEKELKAAFRKLAMQFHPDRNPGDKACEHRFKEIGEAYETLKDPQKRAAYDRFGHAAFENGGMGNGHGFGGGGFSDIFEDIFGEMMGGRQRRSSSGRERGADLRYNMEILLEEAYTGKTAQIRVPASIACAECSGTGAKPGTQPVTCTMCAGHGKVRASQGFFSIERTCPQCQGRGQTIKDPCPKCAGQGRVTEERSLSVNIPAGIEDGTRIRLANEGEAGLRGGPPGDLYIFLSVKPHEFFQRDGADLYCKVPISMTTAALGGSFEVATLDGTQTRVKVPEGTQSGRQFRLKGKGMPVLRQPNIGDLYIQTVVETPQSLTKRQRELLEEFEQLSSKENSPQSSGFFARMKDFFESFGES from the coding sequence ATGAAGGCTGATTTCTACGAGACCCTCGGGGTCCAGAGGGGCGCAGACGAGAAGGAGCTGAAGGCTGCCTTCCGCAAGCTCGCAATGCAGTTCCATCCCGATCGCAACCCCGGCGACAAGGCTTGCGAGCACAGGTTCAAGGAAATCGGCGAGGCCTACGAGACGCTGAAGGATCCGCAGAAGCGAGCGGCTTATGACCGGTTCGGCCATGCGGCGTTCGAGAATGGCGGTATGGGCAACGGCCATGGCTTCGGCGGCGGCGGGTTCTCCGACATTTTCGAGGATATTTTCGGCGAGATGATGGGCGGCCGCCAGCGCCGCTCGTCCTCCGGCCGCGAGCGCGGCGCCGATCTGCGCTACAATATGGAAATCCTGCTTGAGGAGGCCTACACCGGCAAGACCGCGCAAATCCGCGTGCCGGCCTCGATTGCCTGCGCCGAATGTTCCGGCACCGGCGCCAAGCCCGGCACCCAGCCCGTGACCTGCACCATGTGCGCCGGCCACGGCAAGGTGCGCGCCAGCCAGGGCTTCTTCTCGATCGAGCGCACCTGCCCGCAATGCCAGGGCCGGGGCCAGACGATCAAGGATCCCTGCCCGAAATGCGCCGGCCAGGGCCGCGTCACCGAGGAGCGGTCGCTTTCGGTCAACATTCCGGCCGGCATCGAGGACGGCACGCGCATCAGGCTCGCCAATGAGGGCGAGGCAGGGCTGCGTGGCGGACCTCCCGGCGACCTCTACATTTTCCTTTCGGTCAAGCCGCACGAATTCTTCCAGCGCGACGGCGCCGATCTCTACTGCAAGGTTCCGATCTCGATGACCACCGCCGCTCTCGGCGGGTCCTTCGAGGTGGCGACGCTCGACGGCACCCAGACCCGCGTCAAGGTGCCGGAAGGAACCCAGAGCGGCCGCCAGTTCCGCCTCAAGGGCAAGGGCATGCCGGTGCTGCGTCAGCCCAATATTGGCGACCTCTACATCCAGACTGTGGTCGAAACGCCGCAAAGCCTGACCAAGCGCCAGCGCGAATTGCTGGAGGAGTTCGAGCAGCTTTCCTCGAAGGAGAATTCTCCTCAGTCGAGCGGCTTCTTCGCCCGAATGAAGGACTTTTTCGAATCCTTCGGGGAGAGCTGA
- the pmtA gene encoding phospholipid N-methyltransferase PmtA, whose amino-acid sequence MRRGSEIRKTLAEKFDDELRFFKGWIDKPKAVGSIVPTSSVTARRMASVIDISSGLPVLEVGPGTGVITRAILARGVRPENLYAVEYSADFVSHLRRNYPGVNVIEGDAFNLDATLGAMRGQKFDSVISGVPLLNFPVPRRVAYLNDLLDRIPEGRPVIQLTYGPKSPVPPGLGNYSVEHFDFVIRNIPPTQLWVYRRGKRN is encoded by the coding sequence ATGCGACGCGGGTCTGAAATACGCAAGACGCTGGCGGAGAAGTTCGACGACGAGCTTCGCTTCTTCAAGGGCTGGATCGACAAGCCGAAGGCCGTCGGCTCGATCGTGCCGACCAGTTCGGTCACCGCCAGGCGCATGGCCTCGGTCATCGATATTTCGTCGGGCCTGCCGGTGCTTGAGGTCGGTCCCGGCACAGGCGTCATCACCCGCGCCATCCTCGCGCGCGGCGTAAGGCCGGAAAACCTCTACGCGGTCGAATATTCAGCCGATTTCGTCAGTCATTTGCGGCGCAACTATCCCGGAGTGAACGTCATCGAGGGCGACGCCTTCAATCTCGACGCGACGCTCGGCGCGATGCGCGGCCAGAAATTCGATTCGGTGATCTCCGGCGTGCCGCTGCTCAACTTCCCCGTACCCCGGCGCGTCGCCTATCTGAACGATCTGCTCGACCGCATCCCCGAAGGAAGACCGGTCATCCAGTTGACCTACGGGCCGAAATCGCCGGTGCCGCCGGGCCTGGGCAACTACAGCGTCGAGCATTTCGACTTCGTGATCCGCAACATCCCGCCGACGCAGCTCTGGGTTTACCGCCGCGGCAAGCGCAACTGA
- a CDS encoding NAD(P)H-dependent oxidoreductase, giving the protein MNPKILVFAGSIRTGAYSVKTADAATKELALQGAEVTRISLADYPLPIMDQDLEVEKGIPENAFKLARHIASNDGLLIASPEYNSSIPPLLKNTIDWVSRIHKDGGRPFKPYAGKVAALCSSSDGNFAGARGLYHLRSVLMNCGVEIITPQCSVPRAQDAFDEDGQFKDEQLRRRMETVVRTLMERAKMMSLRAGG; this is encoded by the coding sequence ATGAATCCCAAAATTCTCGTCTTCGCCGGCTCGATCCGCACCGGCGCCTACAGCGTCAAGACCGCAGATGCGGCGACCAAGGAACTTGCGCTGCAGGGCGCGGAAGTCACCCGCATTTCACTTGCCGACTATCCCCTGCCGATCATGGACCAGGATCTCGAAGTCGAGAAAGGGATTCCCGAGAATGCGTTCAAGCTGGCGCGTCACATCGCTTCCAATGACGGACTGCTGATCGCCAGCCCCGAATACAATTCCTCCATCCCGCCTTTGCTCAAGAACACAATCGACTGGGTCAGCCGGATCCACAAGGATGGCGGGCGCCCGTTCAAGCCCTATGCCGGCAAGGTCGCGGCGCTGTGCTCGTCTTCCGACGGCAATTTCGCCGGGGCGCGCGGTCTCTACCATTTGCGTTCGGTGCTGATGAATTGCGGCGTCGAGATCATCACGCCGCAATGCTCGGTTCCGCGCGCGCAGGACGCCTTCGACGAGGACGGCCAGTTCAAGGATGAGCAGTTGCGTCGCCGGATGGAGACCGTCGTGCGGACGCTGATGGAACGGGCGAAGATGATGTCGCTCAGGGCCGGCGGGTGA
- a CDS encoding histidine phosphatase family protein, which yields MIGVYLTHPQVLVDASIPVPEWGLSETGRTRLIAIRQRPWVRSLAGVVSSAERKAKEAAAILAGAAGIEFRTVAEMGENDRSATGYLPPPEFEKAADWFFANPQQSFRGWERAVDAQVRIVAAFKAAMEGWPPDRPVAFVGHGAVGTLLKCHLAGAPIARSTDQPAGGGNVFAFRLSDRRLLCDWTPVETFTGEFG from the coding sequence GTGATCGGCGTCTATCTCACCCATCCGCAGGTTCTGGTCGATGCGTCGATTCCCGTCCCGGAATGGGGACTGTCGGAGACCGGCCGCACCCGCCTTATCGCAATCCGGCAGCGGCCTTGGGTGCGCTCGCTCGCCGGAGTAGTTTCGAGCGCCGAGCGCAAGGCGAAGGAAGCGGCGGCAATACTCGCCGGGGCCGCCGGCATCGAATTCCGGACCGTTGCGGAAATGGGTGAAAACGACCGCTCGGCGACCGGCTACTTGCCGCCGCCCGAATTCGAGAAGGCCGCCGATTGGTTCTTCGCCAATCCGCAACAAAGTTTTCGCGGCTGGGAACGCGCGGTCGACGCCCAGGTCCGCATCGTTGCGGCCTTTAAAGCGGCAATGGAAGGATGGCCGCCGGATCGGCCCGTCGCCTTTGTCGGGCATGGCGCGGTCGGAACGTTGCTGAAGTGCCATCTCGCCGGCGCTCCGATTGCGCGCTCGACTGACCAGCCGGCCGGCGGCGGCAACGTCTTTGCGTTTCGTCTTTCCGACCGCCGCCTTCTGTGCGATTGGACGCCGGTCGAGACCTTCACGGGAGAATTCGGATGA
- the pyrF gene encoding orotidine-5'-phosphate decarboxylase: MTGNQMRDRLIVGLDVPTVAEARKVVEELDGVVSFYKIGYQLAFAGGLDFARELAAGGTKVFLDMKLLDIDNTVAKGVENVARMGVTMLTLHAYPKAMRAAVEAARGSGLCLLGVTVLTSMDEQDMIEAGYEYDPHTLVLRRAEQALAVGMGGVVCSAGEAAAVRKIVGPELAVVTPGIRPAGSDHGDQKRVVTPRDAIRAGASHLVVGRPIVASVDRRAAARAILDEMDRAEPERLAT; the protein is encoded by the coding sequence ATGACGGGGAACCAAATGCGGGACCGCCTGATCGTCGGCCTCGATGTGCCGACCGTAGCCGAGGCGCGCAAGGTGGTGGAGGAACTCGACGGCGTCGTCTCCTTCTACAAGATCGGCTATCAGCTTGCTTTCGCCGGCGGGCTCGACTTCGCCCGCGAGCTGGCGGCCGGCGGCACGAAGGTGTTCCTCGACATGAAGCTCCTGGACATCGACAATACCGTCGCCAAGGGTGTCGAGAACGTCGCCCGGATGGGCGTCACCATGCTGACGCTGCACGCCTATCCCAAAGCAATGCGCGCGGCCGTCGAGGCGGCCAGGGGAAGCGGCCTCTGCCTGCTCGGGGTCACCGTGCTGACCTCGATGGACGAACAGGACATGATCGAGGCGGGCTACGAATACGACCCGCACACTCTGGTGCTCCGTCGCGCCGAACAGGCGCTGGCCGTCGGCATGGGCGGCGTCGTCTGCTCGGCCGGCGAGGCGGCGGCGGTTCGCAAGATCGTCGGCCCGGAGCTTGCGGTGGTCACGCCCGGCATCCGCCCGGCCGGCAGCGACCATGGCGACCAGAAGCGCGTGGTCACGCCGCGTGACGCCATTCGCGCCGGCGCGAGCCACCTCGTCGTCGGCAGGCCGATCGTCGCCTCGGTTGACAGGCGCGCCGCTGCGCGGGCTATTCTCGACGAAATGGACCGGGCTGAGCCGGAGCGCCTGGCCACATGA
- a CDS encoding DUF1330 domain-containing protein produces the protein MPKGYWIARVDVRDPEGYKGYVAAAKPAFERFGAVFLVRGGAHEAAEGTARARNVVIEFPSLAAARDCYNSPEYQAAKAIRQQFADGEIVLVEGA, from the coding sequence ATGCCGAAAGGATATTGGATTGCGCGCGTGGATGTCCGCGATCCCGAGGGCTACAAGGGATATGTCGCGGCCGCGAAACCGGCTTTCGAGCGCTTCGGCGCGGTTTTCCTGGTGCGAGGCGGCGCTCATGAGGCGGCGGAAGGGACGGCTCGGGCGCGCAATGTGGTCATCGAGTTTCCGTCTCTGGCCGCCGCGCGCGACTGCTACAACTCGCCGGAATACCAGGCGGCCAAGGCGATCAGGCAGCAATTCGCCGATGGCGAGATCGTGCTGGTTGAGGGCGCCTGA
- a CDS encoding polyhydroxyalkanoate depolymerase: MFYQLYEMNHAAVQPFRAYADAVKLFYTNPLNPLAHTHWGRSVAATAELFERTTRRYGKPSFGLAETVVDWKTVPVTERVVWSRPFCNLIHFERAVPARRLPDPKLLIVAPMSGHYATLLRGTVEAMMPHADVYITDWTDARMVPVSEGRFDLDDYIDYVIEMLHALGPDTHVMAVCQPSVPVLAAAAIMEARGDRFAPSTMTLMGGPVDTRRNPTSVNILAEEKGVDWFRENAIMQVPWPVPGFTREVYPGFLQLSGFMSMNLDRHITAHKDFFMHLVKNDGDSAEKHRDFYDEYLAVMDLTAEFYLQTVDTVFVRHALPKGQMTHRGVPVDPAAIRNVALLTIEGENDDISGIGQTKAAHDLCVNIPADMRAHYMQPAVGHYGVFNGSRFRAEIVPRIADFITSYGRANRAPARPRLVRAAKA, translated from the coding sequence ATGTTCTACCAGCTGTACGAGATGAATCACGCCGCCGTGCAGCCTTTCAGGGCCTATGCCGACGCCGTAAAACTCTTCTACACCAACCCGCTCAATCCTCTTGCGCACACGCATTGGGGCCGGTCGGTGGCCGCGACCGCCGAGCTCTTCGAGCGCACCACGCGCCGCTATGGCAAGCCGAGCTTCGGTCTTGCCGAGACTGTTGTCGATTGGAAGACCGTTCCGGTAACGGAAAGGGTCGTCTGGTCGCGGCCCTTCTGCAATCTGATCCATTTCGAGCGCGCGGTGCCGGCGCGCCGGCTGCCGGATCCGAAGCTTTTGATCGTCGCGCCGATGTCCGGCCACTATGCGACGCTGCTGCGCGGCACGGTCGAGGCGATGATGCCGCATGCCGATGTCTACATTACCGACTGGACCGATGCGCGCATGGTGCCGGTGTCGGAAGGCCGCTTCGATCTCGACGATTATATCGACTACGTCATCGAGATGCTGCATGCGCTCGGCCCGGACACCCATGTCATGGCTGTTTGCCAGCCTTCCGTGCCGGTGCTCGCCGCGGCAGCGATCATGGAAGCGCGCGGCGATCGATTCGCGCCCTCGACGATGACGCTGATGGGAGGTCCGGTCGACACGCGCCGCAACCCGACCTCCGTCAACATCCTCGCCGAGGAAAAGGGCGTCGACTGGTTCCGCGAAAACGCCATCATGCAGGTGCCGTGGCCGGTCCCGGGCTTCACCCGCGAGGTCTATCCCGGCTTTCTGCAACTCTCCGGCTTCATGAGCATGAACCTTGACCGCCACATCACGGCGCACAAGGACTTCTTCATGCACCTCGTCAAGAACGATGGCGACAGCGCCGAGAAGCACCGCGACTTCTATGACGAATATCTCGCGGTTATGGATTTGACAGCGGAATTCTACCTGCAGACGGTCGACACCGTGTTCGTCCGCCATGCCTTGCCCAAGGGCCAAATGACGCATCGCGGCGTCCCGGTCGATCCGGCCGCGATCCGCAATGTGGCGCTGCTGACCATCGAGGGTGAGAACGACGACATATCGGGCATCGGCCAGACCAAGGCCGCGCACGACCTGTGCGTCAACATACCGGCGGACATGCGCGCCCATTACATGCAGCCGGCGGTCGGGCATTACGGCGTCTTCAACGGTTCGCGTTTCCGCGCCGAGATCGTTCCGCGAATCGCCGACTTCATAACCAGCTACGGCCGCGCGAATCGGGCGCCTGCGCGGCCGCGCCTCGTGCGGGCGGCCAAGGCCTAA
- a CDS encoding transglutaminase-like cysteine peptidase yields the protein MDSSAKARCARLRAGIFSVAAMIACSASQAVAAAPMLTGGLTSQPIGHYEFCKVQPAECAIRTRDLGPEAMTGALWKILLDVNEAVNRAIRPMNDFDIYGKDEVWAYPNGVGDCEDYVLEKRRTLSARGLSLSNLLITVVRKSDGEGHAILTVRTDKGDFILDNLSNVVRQWDNTGYRFLKRQASDHTGRWVSIREGQAPLVGSVQ from the coding sequence ATGGACTCCAGTGCGAAGGCGCGGTGCGCAAGGCTGCGCGCCGGAATATTCTCTGTGGCGGCAATGATCGCCTGCTCCGCAAGCCAAGCGGTTGCCGCGGCGCCCATGTTGACCGGCGGCCTGACCTCGCAGCCGATCGGCCACTACGAATTCTGTAAGGTGCAACCGGCCGAATGCGCCATCCGGACGCGCGATCTTGGCCCGGAAGCGATGACCGGCGCTCTCTGGAAAATCCTGCTGGACGTCAATGAGGCGGTTAATCGCGCCATTCGCCCGATGAACGATTTCGACATCTACGGCAAGGACGAGGTCTGGGCCTATCCGAACGGCGTCGGCGACTGCGAGGACTATGTGCTCGAGAAGCGCCGTACCCTGAGCGCCCGGGGGCTCTCGCTTTCGAACCTGCTCATCACCGTCGTGCGCAAATCCGACGGCGAAGGCCATGCCATCTTGACCGTACGCACCGACAAGGGCGATTTCATCCTCGACAACCTCTCCAATGTCGTGCGCCAGTGGGACAATACCGGCTACCGCTTCCTGAAGCGGCAGGCGAGCGACCACACCGGGCGCTGGGTCAGCATCCGCGAAGGCCAGGCTCCGCTGGTCGGTTCGGTGCAGTAG